CCACCAGCTTGCCATGCTTGGTGATTGACTCGACTCTTGCGATGGCGCCGGCTCCCGCCTTTTTCTGGAGGCCTTCGCGCACCGGGGCAGGCAGCGCGTCCACAGCAACCTCTTCTTCGACCGCGACTACGCTCCCGTCTGGGGCAATGGTCACGTCCCGGGAGTGGCCTTGGACGGTCATCTCCACTTCGTACACCACCTTGCCCCCATCCAGCTCGCGGGTATAGCCGCGGATCATAGCTCCCTCGCTCTGTTCATCCGCGGTCTTCTGAACTGCCGCAGGCAAATCTGACTTCTTAAGTTTTTTTGCCTGGGCTGGCGCGCTCGCCCCCAAAAGCAAGGCCAGCGCGAACATCGCTGAAACGATCCACTTGACGTCTTTCATAGGGATTCTCCTTGTGACTCAGTAGCTGCCTGTCAGTGTCTGAAGAACAGCCAGACCAACCCGATAGCGCGCTTCGCCATCATCGTACGCGTTGCGCGCCTGGGTGGCTGTGTTCTGCGCGTCTACCACCTCCAGCACCGAAGCTTCCCCGGCCTGGTAGCGCAACGTGGTCAGATGCAGGCTCTCGGAGGCCAGCTCAGCGGAGCTGCGCAAGGTTTCCAGCTCCGAGCGGGCGGCCTCCGCCTCCCCGTAAAAGGCATGCAGGTTGGCCAGCAACTGCCGCTGGGCGGCGCTCAACTCCAGCCGGGCCTGCCGGCGGCGCAGTCCCGCCTGGCGCACCTTGCTCTGCGTGGCTCCCCAATTCCATATCGGCAGGTTCAGGGTCGCGCTTGCGGCGTAGCCCAGGTTCCGGATGCTGCCCGTGCGAGTCGCCAAGCGGTTGGCGTCGATCCCATAGAAGTAATCGAAGCTCAGCGAGGGCAGGTGTCCGCTCCAGGCAACGGCAACGTCCTGGTTGGCAAGCTGGACCGCGGCCAGCGCAGCGTGCAGGTCCGGGTTGTTGGGCTCCGCCAGTTGCCGGATCTCTGCCAGGGAGGGCAGGCGCAGCGGGATGCGGAGGTCGTCCACCACGGAAAAGTTCTGCTAGAAGGTTGGGAACAGGAGCACCGCCAGCGAAAGGCGCGCCTTCTCCATGGCCAGCTGCGCCTCTTGGAAGTCTCTTTGACGGTCGTTCGCCTGCAACTGGGCCTTGATCACGTCCGAGTGAGCCACTTCGCCGCCCCGCTCCAGCGCCTGGCTGATGCTGAGGAAGCGCTGCGCTTCCCCTGCCGCTTCCTGGGCTGTCGCATACTTGCGCTGGGCCACCACCAGGCCGTAATAGCTCTGGACCGCGGTGACCACCAGCCCGCGCGCGGCGACCTCCGCCCTGGCTCTTGCCAGAGCCTCGGCAGCGGAAGCGCGCCGGTACTCGGCGAATTGAGCCAGGGCGACCACCTGATGGGCGTTCCCCAGGCTCACGTACTCATGGACTCCATTGTTGGCGATGAACCGCCCGGCCGGCGTCCCGTTCCCCTGGGTGTAGAAGTACTGGGCGCTGTAGGTGA
This DNA window, taken from Terriglobales bacterium, encodes the following:
- a CDS encoding TolC family protein — translated: MTLTLEDALQRARVNSPQFHAAVTEAGIAHEQKVQGRAALLPSVTYSAQYFYTQGNGTPAGRFIANNGVHEYVSLGNAHQVVALAQFAEYRRASAAEALARARAEVAARGLVVTAVQSYYGLVVAQRKYATAQEAAGEAQRFLSISQALERGGEVAHSDVIKAQLQANDRQRDFQEAQLAMEKARLSLAVLLFPTF
- a CDS encoding TolC family protein codes for the protein MDDLRIPLRLPSLAEIRQLAEPNNPDLHAALAAVQLANQDVAVAWSGHLPSLSFDYFYGIDANRLATRTGSIRNLGYAASATLNLPIWNWGATQSKVRQAGLRRRQARLELSAAQRQLLANLHAFYGEAEAARSELETLRSSAELASESLHLTTLRYQAGEASVLEVVDAQNTATQARNAYDDGEARYRVGLAVLQTLTGSY